In Gossypium hirsutum isolate 1008001.06 chromosome D01, Gossypium_hirsutum_v2.1, whole genome shotgun sequence, the genomic window CAGCTAATCTATCCAACATCTAATCAATAAATGGTAGGGGAAAATGGtccttcctagttgccttgttaagCTTGTGATAATCCATACATACATTCCATCTCGTAACAATGTAAGTTGGTATGAGCTCATTATTATCATTACTTACCACTGTGACACCtcctttcttgggtacacattgTATACTCACCCATGAGCTGTCTAAAATCGAGTAAATAGTGCCAGCATCAAGCCACTTAATAATCTCTTTCTCAAAAACTTCTTTCATGCTCGGATTTAGTCTTTACTGTTGTTTAATGGAATTTCTAAGGCAATCcttcaataaaattttatgcatgcagAATGCAGGGCTAATTCCCTTTATATCAACCAGGGTCTATCCCAAAGCCTTTTTAAATTGCCAAAGAACTTCTAACAACCTTGCCTCTTGCTCGGGTGTCAGCTCCACAAAAGTTACTACTAGCAAGGTACTGTTCTCACCCAAGTAAGCATATTTCAAATGCTGTGGCAATGGTTTAACTCTAGTGTGGGGGTTCCTATATAGAAGGTTCAAGAGGATTGAGGGATTGATTTGATAAATCCAAGGATTCAAAGTTTTTCCCTGGTCTATCCACTATCTACTCGAGTGGCTTTCATAAATTCACCGAATTTTCCAAAACTTATTGTATCACTCTGCTCAAGTGGGTCTTCGTCACTGTCAAAAATATTGTGGCAAAATCTGGTGAACTCCTCCACTGTTGTTTCTATCAGCCCAATGGCCTGACATTCATCGTTAGCATCTgcacatttcaaaacattaaatgcATTGAAGGTAACCTGCTGATCATTTACCCTCATGGTCAGCTCACCTTCCTGCACATCAATTAATGTCCTGCCAGTAGGAAGAAAAGGTCTTCCAGGAACAATTGACACATCTTGGTCAGCCTCCcattctaaaataagaaaattcgcaggaaatataaatttatctaccctTACCAGCACatattcaattttaccttttgaaTGCACGTAGAATCGATCAGCCAGTTACAACACAGCCGTAGTAGGCCATGCTTTTCGAATTCCCagtttcctgaaaatagacataggcattaTATTTATACTCGCACCTAGATCACATAACGCCTTgccaacataatgatttccaattgaacatgggatagtgaaactcccCGGGTCCTTCAGCTTTGGAGGTAATTTATATGCCAATATTGTTGTACACCCTTCAGTGAGAGCGACAATCTCAAATTCTCTCAATCTATGTTCTTTTgaaaatatatctttcataaatttcacctAATTAGGCATTTTCGTCAAAGCTTCGACCAGTGGTATGTTGATGTGGAGTTGCTTCATTATGTCCAAAAATATTTTGAACTAAATATTCTGCTTAGAATTATGAAATCGCTAAGGAAAAGGTAGAGGTGGTCATCCTTCAGGTTGCTGATATTGTTTTGTCGTGGCATTCTGGTTGACAACATGATCTGATTCTGCCACAGGAATTTTTTGCTTACCCTTTTTAGGTTCAGTATGTTTTTCAAATGACTCTAGGATCTTGTCATGGTTGTTATTCGAGTTATCCTCTCCTGTCATGGCATCTTGAGCAATGTCATCAAGTTGAGTTATGCCTCTAAGAGTGACGGCTTTGTAGTGTTCCTTCCCTTGTGATATTAAATTCTCGGTATCACTTGACAATGCTCCTTGTGGTCTTGAATTCAAAGCATTCGCTATTTTTCCCACTTGATTCTGAAGAGCTCGGAAAGATACAGTCTAACTCTGAATTACGACATTATTCTTGGCCATATATTCCTTCAATAAGGATTCAATAGATGATGGAAGTGGTGAAGTCGATGCCTAACCATGCTAGACATTTTGCCTCAGGATAAGATGATTATAATCAGACGGTGCACTATTGGCATTTTGCCTTGTAGCATTGTTAAAATTCCCCACACCttgattattcaaaataaagtttGGATGTTGCTTCCACCCTAGAATATAATTGTTGGAATCTAGGTTATTTTTTCAGTTGAAATTACCCATCTAACACACGGATGCTAggtttgatgggcattcatcaaacacatggtCTTCACCATAATAAACACACGAAAGCTTTGTTGATTTCATCTCCTGAACTGTAGTGGGCTTCTTCATTATTCTAATCATATTAGCCAAATAAGATACCTAGGCTATTAACGAAGTGATTGCATCTAGCTCTATGGTACCAACAACTCTCTTTCCCATCCCAACTCTTGTGGTAGGATATTAATAATCATTGTTGGAAATCTTCTATATAAtttcatatgcttcattataagatttatccaacaaagTACCGTTGGCAGAAGCATCAACTACCATTCTCGTATGTGCATTTAATCCATTATAGAATATCTCTATTTGAGTCTAGAGTTGAAATCCATGCATCAGACATTTCCGAATTAAGTCTTTAAATCGTTCCCAAGATTCATATAGTGTTTCATCCTCCGATTTCCCAAAAGATGTGATGTTATTTCTAAGTTTGGCATTCATATTTTGGGGATTATACCGTAGCAAAAATCTTTGGAATTATCATTCCATAATGCCACTGTTTCTAACGGCAAAGCATTGTAGTCTTGGATCTTCTGTGGGTAATCCACTAAACTGTCCTACTATTTGTAACATCTAAAATATTACTGGTTTTAGCTCAAACTGCTGAGCTTGTATTTATGGTCTGACTATCCCTCAATTAAGGTCATCCAAAATTGGCACAACATGCTTTCGGATTGGTCTATCTCGGTTATTTATCACTCTACATACTTGAGGATTAGCGTCTTGACCATTTAGATTATCATTAAGACCAGGTATCACCCTATGAACAAGAGGATTAATATCTTGACCATTCAGATTATCATTGAGACCAAGATCATTCCCGTTCCTAGCCATTTTTCACAATTCTTTCCACTTTCTTTGTAAAGTTATTTCGATCTCTGGGT contains:
- the LOC107921578 gene encoding uncharacterized protein, with amino-acid sequence MKDIFSKEHRLREFEIVALTEGCTTILAYKLPPKLKDPGSFTIPCSIGNHYVGKALCDLGAKWEADQDVSIVPGRPFLPTGRTLIDVQEGELTMRVNDQQVTFNAFNVLKCADANDECQAIGLIETTVEEFTRFCHNIFDSDEDPLEQSDTISFGKFGEFMKATRVDSG